In Pygocentrus nattereri isolate fPygNat1 chromosome 19, fPygNat1.pri, whole genome shotgun sequence, the sequence tttctctacagtaatccagttcacatcaaaccactctgagttaCTTTGATTACATCTCAGTAAGAGAACTAAACCAAAATTGAACaaaaaaatcggtggaattccactttaagatgagcatctaaatgTAGGCTGCCATGCACAAACCACTCAAACACTATTCAACAAGATGAAACTACTACATGACATCACACAACATAAGAATGTACTATTGCTAAGTTTGTTACAGGATTTGATTCATACTATTTAACCATCTGATATCTGGTCCAGTATTTTCTGCTGATCTTAGCTCCATACCTGATATCTAGTGTCAGACTGGTGCTATCTCTATGAGGTAGCTCTTTATCTCATAGGGGTCAGAAGGCACCCGTTGTTACAGCTTCACGAACAATAGAACAATGGTGTTTGTATCACAGTTTGGAGTGTGCTTGCAGGGACGAACTTCATATCACTGTAACTGTGTACAAATAACAATATACACCTTCACTGAGAATCATCAGTCATGAGGAACAGGACACTgcaacagaaaacacacacacacacaccgaatCATCAAGGCCATCGATGTATAATATGACAGTTTTAGCACGTTTGTTGGATGAGCCGAGGAAAAATTGAGCTTTGCGCCTGCAGGGGGCCGTCTCTTCatccttctctccatctctttcttcctctcctccatcTGCTCCTACGTTCCTCAACAGCTCATACACCTCAGATGCTAGCAGCCGCGTCTCCCCCGGCGTTGCTGTCCTGGAAACCACACAGGAAAAGAATCACAACCCCAGATGTTTCATACAGCTTTTCAGTTCAGCTCTCAGCCAAACAGAATCGTCTATCTGTGAGTGAGAGCAGCACTGTACTCACTTCTCTACTACATTCTGTAGACTCAGCAGCATCCCAAACTCCCCCCTCATCTTCTCTCTGTTAGCACGACACTCAGCCAGGTACCGTAGAgcctacacataaacacacgtCTGACTTACATTACTTGTGAGAACTTCGactgatttccattgatttctgCATTACTGTAATATACAGCTAAACCTGACCTTGCCATAACCTTACCGTAACCAAAAGGCAAtatttctgctcttttagttttttttcccaaaacaaTTGAATTTGTGGTGAAAACGGCATGTGTCATGTTGTTCTCCCATTGCGAGGACATGTGGACAAACGCGCGCGcgcacgcgcacacgcacacacgcgcacacacacacacacacacacacacacacacacacacacacacacacacacacacaacagtcagctACGGTAGATTACGTCACTTAAACAGATGGATTGTCTCCCAGAAACCCATGGTCCCTTAAATAAGTGCGTGTGTGTACGTTTTGTCTCCCTCACCTGCAGAGCTGTATAGACCACCTGTGGGTTAGTGTTGTCCAGGAATAAAATGAGACCGGGCAGACAGCCCTGGTCCTCCACTATGGCCCGCCGGTTTAGAGGATCCGCTGCCAGCTCCCTCAGCTGATTCACTACGGCTAAAGCGTCCGGCTCCGCACTCATACTGCCGTCTGAGCTAAGCGACCCATACACACTCGGCGGTGAAGCAAACTGTCTTCAAGCGCGCTACCAACAAGCTACAAACGATTCACAGTCAGAATTTATCGTcatttctgatcattttaaccTAGGCCTATGTATTTTATCCAGAGCTAGCTGGTCAACTGTCTTCCAGATTTCTGCCTACAGTCGGTGTGCAGTACGGTTGTGGCTGTAGCCTTGCATCTTTTAACGTCTGTTAAAATGACTGGACGCACTACGCTACGCCCATTTGTGtacaaacaagacaaaacagtTGCGAGCACACGCCACACTGTCCACCAGCAGAGCTACAAAATACTCCTAAAGGCTTTGAAGATACATCTAGCTTACACGACATCAGATATTACATTATCCGAGTCCTTTTCACGAATTTTGATCATCATCTTGCATCTTTCAAAAACTGACAACATAAGCGCAGGGACTAACCGCTCTTGCTAGTAAACCTCAGCATCCTCTCCGAGCAAAAGGCTGTGGGCTCCGCCTCGCCCGTTCGCGTGTGATTGGATGAGGCTGGTTGGTACAAGCCAATCAATGGTGCGCTTTGAACGTGTTCCTGTAGTATTCGAGCACATCCTGTGGTACAGAGCCTTACAGAAAGTACAAGTTTCCAGCAATACCAACCTGTGTGCCAGTGGTACAGATATTTGTAGCTAATTTTGAAGATCCCTAAAAGATCCAAGATTTCTAAAAAGCACTCCTATCGTCAGTATTACACTGCATCATCTTAATTAGTAATAAATTCTTAGCCACTACGACTTAGAAGTACTAttttgttaaaggggaatttcacaaaATGTTCTAAATTTCCGAATAGTTCAATAgtggagatgtaaacaaagtctttcagagtggtttaatgtgaaacggttcattgcagagaaacctGCCAACTCcgatttctgtacagtggtaTTGAACCATGAATggctgttagaaataaacttCTAAAAAGTATCAAAAAACAATGTCACCATCATcgtcgttgaccgctagtccagatagggtcgcggtagcagttgggagagcagagaatcccagatgaccctgtcccccacaacttcctccagctcattcccgggtaCCCCAAGCctctcccaggccaacttggagatataatccttccagcgggtcctaggacaaccctggggtcttgtcccagtaggccatgcctagaacacccccaccgggaggcgtccagggggcatccggatcagatgaccgaaccacctcagctggctcctctcaatgcggaggagtagcggctgtactccgagctcctcccggatgaccgagctcacATAatgtgtagcccgccaccctacAAAGAAAACTCATTCCGCCGCtggtattcgcgatctcgttctttattgtggtcattacccacagctcatgaccataggtgagggttgggatgtagacagtccggtacagtgaccgcattactgctgccgcctgtcccagcctgcggctgatctcacgatccctcttcccgtcactcgtgaacaagaccccaagatatttaaactcctccacctggggcaggtcctttccccttacctggagtgggcatgccatccttttccgggccaagaccatggactcagacttggaggtgctgatccacataccaaccgcttcacactcagctgcaaaccactccagcgAGTCATGTGATTCCgtcaaaagaacaacatcatctgcaaacagcagagacgccgccctccggcctccacacataatgccctcctgaccccggctacgccctgacactctgtccatgaatatcactaacaagagtggagacagggcacaaccctagCGGattccaacgctaacactgaaagagtctgacttaatgccgagtatacggacacagctctcactctgagagtacagagattggatggccCGGAGTAATAGCcctggcaccccatactcccgtaggacctcccacaagatacctcggggaacacggtcataaaccttctccaagtccacaaaacacatgtagactgggttggcaaactcccatgccccctcaacaatctgtgaaagggtgaaaagctggtccattgttccacggccaggacggaatccacattgttccgcCTCATTCTGAGGTTCAACTAGcagtcggagtctcctttctaGCACCTTTGCAttgactttcccagggaggctgagcagtgtgataccacCCTTCAGGTGTcaggtttctatcaccaccaccacaacaattctgacatgataagtttctctataacagACCAATTCACGCAAAACTGCTCTGAATAGCTTTGgttattttaaccattttatgaTACTGtaatgtagaaaaatatttGGAATTTCCCTGTCACTTGTGACACAAAACGAAGTGGTTTTAATTAGATTGTCTGTGAATTTCACAACTGCACTTTATACCATAAATATAATGTAcagattatttcttttttaatggtTAACATTAATGTTTTCATATCCAGCTGCATTTACACATCTTAAAACATCTCaagacacagcactgcacaaatGCATTTCTTAGTTGTTAACGCTTCGTAGATGGATAATATAGACTGATATGGTTATATAGACTGATATTTGTATCAAATGTGTATCATAACAGTGTTCACACTTTTCCATTGAAAACTTTCTCAGTACTTTTGACAAAAGCaatttttggggttttttgtaCATTAATCAGCTTAAATAATTCACAGTCAAATATCACTAAAATGAGAGCATGAGCCACAAGAGCCATGAGAGGCAGTGTGAAGCCAGCGCCTGAGCCCCAAGCATCAACATGAGCCCACGCTGGCGATGTAAAACAATCAACATAGAATTTTTGTCCTTATTTTAGGACAATTATTCCTGAAGGGCTTTGTGATCCAATGTTTGTGATAACATTCATCAACATTAAAAGCAACAATGCACAAATGGAAGTAGAATAGTGAAGGTGagggaaaaacacagacagtttGTTAGTGCACAGCTAACAGTGATTCACACTAACACTTTTTGACGAGGCCAAAGATAACTTCTTATTTGACCTattcattccaccttaaacactgcacCAGgccccagaatgtaactgctgcaatgTTTAAGGTGGCCCAGGACATTTATTGGCACCAGAATGGCactgctgcatcattttaaGTGGGAGCAATTAAACATTAGATTAAACATATACATTTGATGCTTGTAAAAGAAATTTCATGTTAacttgaagcttgtgacagagATATTGGCATATAATTTATCatgtagcagtttcacagtgattATTTCAGTAGTGAGATTTAGAGCTGTCACTGatcttttccatttctaaccCACTGATTAAGTTGCTACTGGTAGTCAGTGACAAGTCTtggacttccagaaggcttaGAGTAAATTAAATTTACCCATGAACTCATTCTTTTAAACTGATCTATTTGCTTGAACTcgacacctggcatcctttctttgctgcaagttcatgaCTTGGCATTTAGATTTacaatttctgagctgctgagatGACATTAAGTGTAAACGAAGCTAATGCATTTGGTGATATAactggtgtggaagaactgtgTATAAATGAGGTGTAACAAATAGATTGTTTATATGTCTTATAGATTGTTATTGGAGTAGGAGAGTCAGAGGCAGTGCACTGTGAAGCAGGGGggaactggagcctatcctagcagtcatCGGAAGGTGGAAGGCTGGATATACCCTGGAAAAGTCCCCAgtcagacatggggagaacatgcaaacttcatgcagaaaggaccctggtcacctggacggggaatcaaacccaagcccttcttgctgtgaggcaaattTCTCATGTTAAAAAAAGTAAGTAAGCACTACTTTAAACTTGTCAAATTGAAATCAGATGGTAATGATTAGAACACCATTAGAGAATATATTGGAGAACTTTATCCTATTGAAACCTCAGATATCTGGTCTGGTTTGCTCTTTGTTATTAGAATTATGGAATATCAAAAGAGCTCTCTCATGCCttcagaatgaaaaatgtagatGCTTATGAGTCATGAACGACGTCAAGAAGATATCCAAAGTATTGTAAATCAATTATTTCACTCTCTCTGGAACATAATCTACAAGAGGAGAAGCCACTGCCAACTTATCCAGGCCAGGCCACCCCAGCAAATTTAACTGTAACAGACTGTAAGTCTCTATGAACCCCATAATTTCATCACAGGATCTTCAGGTAGTGTCAGAAACTAACAGTTACAGTAAATGCCTCCCTAAAGTTGTTTCTGCCAAGAAGGATAGTACCATTTACTGAGGCCAGGGATGTACTTACTTTTTCAACAGacataatgttgtttttttaataaatgattgTAATGtcgggtggcatggtgggtagcgctgtcgcctcacagcaagaagggcctgggtttgattccccggccgggtgaacggtcctctctgtgtggagtttgcatgttctccccatgtctgtgtgggttttctctgggttctctggtttcttcccacagtccaaagacatacagtcaggccaattggacatgctacattgccccctaggtgtgagtgtgagtgattgcgtatgtctgtctgtctgtcctacgatggactggtgacctgtccagggtgtatcctgccttctgcctgatgaccgctgggataggctccagcaccccctgcgaccctgagggagaagcggcttagaaagtgtgtgtgcgcgtgtcaAATTTATACAGTTGTTCTATTATGTAACATTTCTCTTTACATACTGTTTATAGTTACATGTTACATACTCTTTTACATACTGAAGATAAATTACTCATATGTCCacatatgtcaaaaaaaaaattccatggGGTGTACTTACTTCTTCTACTTCTAGGACTACAGTTTCAGCATTTGGATTTATACTGTTCCAAATTTAAAAAAGTTGAAAGCTAAATGAACCAGTGTAAATAAACAAGAATATTCTACACCCACAGATATGACACACCAACATCGGagtttgctggtgtttgtttgttgaaGTGGAAAGTTGGGATGCTCTGCACTTCAGAACACACAACAAGTGTGACATAACAgaggaaacaaaacagaaaaccttTTCTGTCAATTGcctttttattaaagaaaatgttacCGCAATGGGTGTGTATCAAAATCAGTTTTGGCAAAACGTTAGAAACGACTCTCCTTCGGTTTGTTAAAAGCTGTATTCAAAAAGAACTTCCCACAAAATGGTAAACAGCATTCTCAACTCAACCTCAGCTTCCTTGTGCTTGCCAAGAGAGAGCAATGCAAAATGATCAGAGAATCTAGGTGCATGTGTATGGAGTATCTAAGATTCAAATTACTGATCTAGGATAATTCCCCACCCATTCTTAATGGGTTCAGAATCAAGACGTGAAAGATAACAACTAACCCTAGATCACCATTCACAGCTGTCTTCTACTGGAGGGGACAAACCAAGTGGGAGAGTGTAAGGAAAATTTAATAAGGGCACATCAAATAAATGTGGAATGTATCAACCTGAAAatcaaagacagaaaaaaatacctAAAAGTCCCTCGCTAAAGGCAAGCAGCTGCTGAAAGAGGTTGAGCTCTCTCTGTGACAAAGATTTGGTCACACAGCTTAGTGCATAGCTTATAAACAAGCTTAGTAATAAACTGCTTTGTCCTATGAGTCTTTATAAGCACCCTTATAAAGGCTTTAGAACCCATTGAGAATAACTGTCTTTACAAGGTGTAATAACTCACTGAGTCTCACTGTCTTTATAACTGTTGTAAAGACAATGAAACTCACTGTCTATTGCTATAAAGACGTTAAAACTGTCTTTATTAAAATTTACTATAAAGGTGTTAAACTAACTGTCTTTTTAAAGACTTACAAAGACTGTTAAAAAGGCTCAGTGGGCCATGTAGTCCCTCTCATCTGAACAATGATGTGTGTAACCCATAGTGTAGTTTCTGTAGGCAAACCCACATTTCAAGCTGGCTATGCAGACTcaaaataaaactacacacatcaTAACTGAATGTGAGGGgttaaaatatatacactagatgcccaaaagtttgtagacatctTCCagttagtgaattcagctacctttgggtgcacccactgctgacacagacGTTTAATTGTGCACAGTTTGcttaaacagcttgtttaatctgcatagaaaagcactgtaaTAAAATAGGAAAGTAAAGAAGCTACACAAGtcaggtcaccatgtccaatgcctATGGTCAGCTGTAAAACCCCACAGCATTAGGCCTTTGGGATGAGCCGGAGTGCTGCTTATGATCTAAAATTAATCATCCATCACCAGtactcttgtggctgaatgccaATCATCATGTCCCAATATCTAGTGCAAAACCCTCACATGAaaatagaggctgttactgcatcaagggggaggggggataCTCCCTCTAATTACCCTTGATTATGGAAGAAACACAGAATAAgaaggtgtctacaaacttttggacatatgctgtatgaatgtgtgtttgtattagCAGGGACAGTAGAAGTCGTAGTGCTGGCTTATGATGTGCTCTGTATGTGTAAGAGCAATTTGCTCTTGGTTCACAGTGTaaagacagaaacacactgGTTTTATGGCGTTAAACGCATCAGTGCACTtacatcagtgtgtgtgtgtgtatgtgcgtgtgtgcgtgcacagGTACGCATGTGTGTGGAGAGAGCAAAAACCCAGTGGATAAGTGGAGTATGGCACGTAACAGTAACACACGTGTCATCACTTGTACAGTTCAATATTGAGTACAGTGTAATGGCACATCAGTTCAGGAGGAGCATGCACACCCCTTCTCAGCTAAATCAATTTATGTGTATACGTCTGTATGTTGATTTCCATTCCCTTCAACTCAACTTTCAACTGtttcaaacacaaaataaattaaacagaagctTGATGAGGAGCACTGGAAGAATAGGCAGTGTGAGGTATCTCTGTATTGCTCTATGTTTAAGAAGAAAAGCGCttattaaatacaataaattatgtttaaaataaGAATTAGTGGTTTAATGAAGTGGGAGTGTGTGCAAGCATGTTTGTGTCTGGAATCATGGGGGTTGGCAGTACTTCAGTCTCTTACCCTCCTTGGCATAGgtattgtatgtgtttgtttgcttttctgtgtgtggtggatgtgtgtgtgtgtatgtgtacaaaAAGGTCATGGCCCCAGGCCGCCCTGAGGTAGAGTTTTGGATGATGTGCTCTGAGTGCTTTCTCTCAGGTCCTCCTGTGGTAGGTGGGTCCATTTGTACTTGTTAGAAGTCATGTGACCCAGCATTATTTGGGAAAGGGGCGTGTCTGAGAAACGAGCCCACTCCAAAAACAATGGTTCCACCACAAACGATATGAACCCTAccgaaacagagagaaaggaagagagactTTTTGTATGGTATGTGAGTAAGTAAGTGAACATATGAGGATGTACATACAATatttggccaaaagtatgtgaacaccTTAAAATCACATGTACATGAGTTTACTGAAAATCATATACCAAAACCTTGGgctttaatatataataactgtgtaaaacGTTTTTGTATGGTGTAGCATTAATATTattcttcactggaactaaagggccaagcccaaaccctgaaCTCTTTACTCttattgtgctgatgttgcttccagaggcagaaGTTGGTGGTCTTCAGCACTCAGTGACCACTCTTTGAGTTTGAGTTGTCTACCTCTTCAGGGCTCAGCTGCTGTTGCTTGCAGCTGCGAGCATTTGACAATATTAGTACTTTGCAGTTGACTAGGGCACATCCAGCAGGGCATGAACTGACTTGCAGCGAAGGTGGCATTCCTTTGACTACGCAGATTGCACGGCTATGTACTTGTGGCTAAAATAATCAACCCAAATCAATGGGAGTCATCGACATACTTTTGCCCATATATTGTAGATGTGTGCATAAATgtccaaatgtgtgtgtgtgtgtgtgtgtatttatgtgcatgtgtttgccTAAAGTACCGATTTGTATTTTGGCCACAGTGTTTGCATTCCTGTCACATAGTATGCTCACATCCAGATTCTGCCTCTTTTCACTGTCACCTacacaaacaaagaaacacacaaacaattaaTCCATGTCGCACAGTTTCAACTCATGCTGAAACACACTACAGCAATCATTTCTCCCATCCACTTCCTGTCCTCTAAATAGGTCTCCCTCTCTATGTTACCATGCTTGGATGGTAAAGACAAGTACATGCTTCTTGTGAATGAAGCCAAGCCATGGGACATTGTTAAGCCACTGCTTTTTCTCATTGAATAGCTCTATGCCCACACTAGCTAGCATCAAGTGACAGGGGAATGAAAGGGTCATCCTACCCACATGGAGCATGCTTGACCATTTTTGCTCTCTCTGATTCTTGGCCTGGGATTCAAACTCTTGCAACATACTACAGCTACCTTCCCCATATTTCACATAGGATCACCTACAGCTACATTCATTAGGTTTATCAGTGAAACACACTACAGCAGGGGTCTTAAACTGATACTATTTGGgatattctttttttaactaTGAATTTTAACTGCATTAAATTACTAAATAATGTAAACTAAAATACTGAATACTAACTAGTGTCGCATTTCAATTATGAATTTGAActgcaaaacaataataaaaaaaactcatgCTTCTGttacaacataataataataataataataataataataataatacgtagtagtagtagtaatacaaATGCATAGGGTACCTGATAAATATATTATGTGATAGTGGTTTACCCTttgatatggaaaaaaaaaactctccgGTTTGACTTTTTGTCAATTACTGTTAGAGTTCACAGGCTTCCAAAGGTGTTTAGCCAGGGGGCCCACAAAACCATGATTCACCACCGCCTTAAGCAGTTATTCAGCACATAGCAAATAGCTAATAGCTATAAGTGAATATAATGCTGTCACTGTGGAAGTAACTGAACAGGCCTGGGTTTCCTGAAAGCATCTAATGTTAAGTGGTAGTGTGCTAGTGTTATCTTATGTGGTACGGAGACTGTTCAGCATGGATGCTGGCGTTACCATTTAAGAATCAGTGCCAAGATGCTTCTGGGAATTCCAGCCCAGGTCAGCTGAAATGAACTGACTAAAGAAGATGGAAAGAGTGAGTGTGGGTTTGAACCTTGACTAAAGAACTCATCAGTGACTTTGTGGCTCCATAGTTTGCTGATGTGCCAGGGTCTACAGGGGTTACAGATATCTGCACATTTCAGAGCCatctgagagaaagaaagagcaagagagaaaaagagaaagacatatTCAGTATTGTGCACAGCAAAAACATTGCAGCTATACAATGTAATGAGAAAT encodes:
- the LOC108428330 gene encoding armadillo repeat-containing protein 1-like — translated: MSAEPDALAVVNQLRELAADPLNRRAIVEDQGCLPGLILFLDNTNPQVVYTALQALRYLAECRANREKMRGEFGMLLSLQNVVEKTATPGETRLLASEVYELLRNVGADGGEEERDGEKDEETAPCRRKAQFFLGSSNKRAKTVILYIDGLDDSERRSLCEDALLRIRGVISFTFQMAVKRCIVRIRSDLTAETLASAIASTQVLKAQQVVKGENGDEVLIPFHEEGEGEENVSMCTNLPEYLSEDDSPSVEKEKVLSRVGSASEGSGWLASAANFLSRSFYW